In Streptomyces sp. NBC_01231, the sequence TCGGTGTGCCGGAGGAGTCGAAGAAGGACGCGGTCGGTACGCCGGGGACCGACCCCGACGGGATCCTCCAGGTCGCTCTTCGTGATGTGCGGGCCGAGGTCGGGGACGATCTCTTGGTGATGTCCGATCTGTGTCTCGATGAGACGATCGATCACGGGCACTGTGGGGTTCTGGACGCTGAGGGGCGTGTCGACAACGACGCGACTCTGGAGCGGTACGCCGAGATGGCCCGGGTGCAGGCCGATGCCGGGGCCCATGTGGTGGGGCCCAGCGGGATGATGGACGGGCAGATCGGGGTCATCCGTGATGCCCTGGATCAGATCGGGCGGGAGGACGTGGCGATCCTGGCCTATACGGCCAAGTACGCGTCCGCGTTCTACGGGCCCTTCCGGGAGGCCGTCGGCTCGTCGTTGAAGGGCGACCGGAAGACGTATCAGCAGGACCCGGCGAATGCGCGGGAGTCCATGCGGGAGCTGGCCCTGGATCTGGAGGAGGGGGCCGACATGGTGATGGTCAAGCCCGCCGGGCCCTACCTGGACATCCTGGCGCGCGTCGCGGACGCCGTGGACGTGCCGGTCGCCGCCTACCAGATCTCCGGCGAGTACTCGATGATCGAGGCCGCCGCCGAGAAGGGCTGGATCGACCGGGACCGGGCCATCCTGGAGTCCCTCACCGGCATCAAGCGTGCGGGCGCGCGGAACATCCTGACGTACTGGGCCACCGAGGTCGCTCAGAAGCTGGCTTGACACGGCTCCGCGGCCCGGGGTCAGTGTGTGGAGTGGGTCGAGGAGGACGTGGTTGAGGGGCCCTCGTCCCGTACGCCGGTTCCGTCCTTGCAGCCTGTGAGCATGAGTGCGGCGAGCACGGTTGCCGATGCGGCGAGCAGGCGGAGGCGGGTGGTGCGTGCGGGCATGGGTCGGCACTCTCCTTCGGTGGCGTCAGGGGAGGTGGGGGCTGATCCACAGCCTGTGGGTGATCGGGGCCAGGTGCCAGGCCTGTCGGGGGATTCGGGACGCCGGAACGGTGAGGCCTTCGCTGACCTGCGCGGACGTCATGTCCCGGAGGGACGGTGCGGGACGCGGGAAGCCGAGTGGGCACCATCAAGTGGCACTGAGAGTTAGGTTGTTGACCAATGCTTGTCTTTTGAAGGACTGGAGACGCCGATGTCCGGTGACGCCCTCAGCCACGACCCCGCCGAGCTGAGAAGGAGGATCGACACCACCAAGGCGCACCCGGCCCGCGTCTACGACGTCTTCCTCGGCGGCAAGGACAACTACCCCGTCGACCGGAACGCGGCCGCCGCCGCGCTCGCCGCCAATCCGCGCGGCTACCTCGACGTACGGCACAACCGGGACTTCCTGCGCCGGGCCGTCACGGAACTGGCCCAGCGGGACGGCATCCGGCAGTTCCTCGACATCGGCACCGGGCTGCCCACCGCGGAGAACGTCCACCAGATCGCCCAGCGCATCACCCCGGACTCGCGGGTCGTCTACGTCGACAACGACCCCGTCGTGCTCGCGCACGCGCGTGCGCTGCTGACCAGCGGGCCCGACGGACTCACCGACTACATCGACGCCGACTTCAAGAACCCGGCGCAGATCCTCGAACAGGCCGCGAAGACACTGGACTTCGACCAGCCCGTCGCGCTGTGCCTGGTCGCGATCCTGCACTTCGTCGAGGACGAGGAGGCCTACCCGATCGTGCGGGGGCTCCTCGACGCCCTGCCCTCCGGCAGCCGGCTCGTCCTCAGCCATCTGACGGAGGACCTCAATCCCGAGAACATCCGCGCCGTCCAGCGGACGTACACCGAGCGCGGGTTCACCTTCGTGCTGCGGTCCGCGGCGGAGGTCGAGCGGTTCTTCACCGCCAACTCCCTGGAACTCGCCGAGCCGGGTGTCGTCCCCGCCCACCACTGGCGGCCGGACAACGCGGCCCCCGTGCCCGAGCAGCCGGAGGCCGCCTACCTGGCCTCACTCGACGAGATCGAAAGGGTCCGCTACGCCGACATCAACGACGTCACGGACGCGGACATCAATGTGTACGCGGCGGTCGCGAAGAAGGCCTGAAGGCCGGGGCGTCCGTATCGTGGAAAGCTGCTTGTAGGGGGCATGTAGGTCTTTAGGCTCGCGGGCACGAGTCGTCCCGCAGCCGAAGGAGCCGTGTCATGACGGTCACCGATCCCGCGCCCACCTCCGCCCCCGTGCCGTCCCTCGCCGCCCGGGCCCGGACGATCGGTGGTTCGCCGGTACGCGACATCCTCGCCGTCACCGCCCGCCCCGAGGTGATCAACTTCGCGGGTGGGCTGCCGGCGCCGGAGCTGTTCGACCAGGAGGGCATCGCGGCCGCGTTCCGCGACGTGCTCGCCGAGGCGCCCGCGCGAGCCCTGCAGTACTCCACCACGGAGGGCGAGCCGGCACTGCGGACCGCGCTCGCCGCCCGTACGTCGGCGCGCGGGCTGCCCACCGACGCCGACGACGTGCTGGTCACGACCGGTTCGCAGCAGGCGCTGTCCCTCCTCGCCACCGCCCTCCTGGAGCCCGGGGACACCGTCCTCGTCGAAAGCCCCTGCTATCTGGCGGCGCTCCAGGCCTTCGGCTTCGCGGGCGCGCGGATCGTGGCGGTGCCGGGGGACGCGGAGGGGCTCGATCCGGCGGCGCTGGAGGAACTGGTCGTGCGGGAGCGCCCCAAGCTGCTCTACACCGTGCCCACCTTCCAGAACCCGACCGGGCGGACACTGTCGGCCGAGCGCCGGGCCGCCGTCGCGTCCGTCGCCGCGCGGCGGGGACTGTGGGTCGTGGAGGACGATCCGTACGGCGAGCTGCGCTTCGAGGGCGAGCGGGTGCCGTGGATCGCCTCCCACGAGGAGGCCCGCGACCGGGTCGTCCTGCTCGGTTCCTTCTCCAAGGTGATGGCACCGGGACTGCGGCTGGGCTGGCTGCGGGCGCCGGGTGCGCTGCGGCGGGCCTGCGCAGTCGCCAAGCAGGCCGCCGATCTGCACACCCCCACCGTCAACCAGCTCGCCGCGGCACGGTACCTGGCCGACCGGGACCTGGACGCCCACGTCGAACAGGTCGCCGGGGTCTACCGGGAGCGCCGGGACGCGATGCTCGCGGGGCTGGGGGAGGCGCTGCCGGAGGGCTCCGACTGGACCCGCCCCGAGGGCGGCATGTTCCTCTGGGCCCGGCTGCCGGCGTCGTACGACACCACGGCCCTGCTGCCGCGCGTGGTGCGGCACGACGTGGCCTATGTGCCGGGCGCGCCCTTCTACGCCGGTGAGCCCGACCGCTCCACCCTGCGTCTGTGCTTCGTGACGCAGACGCCTCAGGAGATCGGGGAAGGGCTGCGGAGGCTGGGAGAGGGGCTGGGGACAGTCACCGGTCGGCGCACGGCGGGTCAGTCCCACCAGAAGTGCCAACTCGGCTGATGGAGGATCCGGCGCTCGGCGTACTCGCGCGGGGTCGGGTCGCCGTCCTGCCAGAAGTTGTCCGGGCAGAACGCGAAGTGCTCGGCGGCGAGTGCCTCCGCGTCGG encodes:
- the hemB gene encoding porphobilinogen synthase, whose product is MTTYGSFPGTRPRRLRTTPVMRRMVAETRLHPADFILPAFVVEGAAEPVPIGAMPGVVQHTRDSLKKAAAEAVAAGISGIMLFGVPEESKKDAVGTPGTDPDGILQVALRDVRAEVGDDLLVMSDLCLDETIDHGHCGVLDAEGRVDNDATLERYAEMARVQADAGAHVVGPSGMMDGQIGVIRDALDQIGREDVAILAYTAKYASAFYGPFREAVGSSLKGDRKTYQQDPANARESMRELALDLEEGADMVMVKPAGPYLDILARVADAVDVPVAAYQISGEYSMIEAAAEKGWIDRDRAILESLTGIKRAGARNILTYWATEVAQKLA
- a CDS encoding SAM-dependent methyltransferase, translated to MSGDALSHDPAELRRRIDTTKAHPARVYDVFLGGKDNYPVDRNAAAAALAANPRGYLDVRHNRDFLRRAVTELAQRDGIRQFLDIGTGLPTAENVHQIAQRITPDSRVVYVDNDPVVLAHARALLTSGPDGLTDYIDADFKNPAQILEQAAKTLDFDQPVALCLVAILHFVEDEEAYPIVRGLLDALPSGSRLVLSHLTEDLNPENIRAVQRTYTERGFTFVLRSAAEVERFFTANSLELAEPGVVPAHHWRPDNAAPVPEQPEAAYLASLDEIERVRYADINDVTDADINVYAAVAKKA
- a CDS encoding PLP-dependent aminotransferase family protein — its product is MTVTDPAPTSAPVPSLAARARTIGGSPVRDILAVTARPEVINFAGGLPAPELFDQEGIAAAFRDVLAEAPARALQYSTTEGEPALRTALAARTSARGLPTDADDVLVTTGSQQALSLLATALLEPGDTVLVESPCYLAALQAFGFAGARIVAVPGDAEGLDPAALEELVVRERPKLLYTVPTFQNPTGRTLSAERRAAVASVAARRGLWVVEDDPYGELRFEGERVPWIASHEEARDRVVLLGSFSKVMAPGLRLGWLRAPGALRRACAVAKQAADLHTPTVNQLAAARYLADRDLDAHVEQVAGVYRERRDAMLAGLGEALPEGSDWTRPEGGMFLWARLPASYDTTALLPRVVRHDVAYVPGAPFYAGEPDRSTLRLCFVTQTPQEIGEGLRRLGEGLGTVTGRRTAGQSHQKCQLG